The following are from one region of the Mesorhizobium sp. B2-8-5 genome:
- a CDS encoding ABC transporter permease, with product MSALEPTTPSAPQRAGWAWRPFALTLPALVLLAAVIGYPLITIVLRSLSEQWGLQNYAWFFGAPVNLTVLQRTFTISAWVTVVCVLCAYPYAYLMTAVGPRARLVLVLCVLIPFWVSGVVRTLSWVILLQDSGVINSLLRSAGFDGIRLIRTQTGVVIGMAQVLLPFMILPLYSVMKGIDLRLVQAARSLGARPSRAFFTIYLPLSLPGVYAGAIIVFILALGFYITPALLGGPRSTMLSTLVQTQVLSLLQWGRGGAMGVVLLVATFVLLALAAPVMRSRHREAGRR from the coding sequence GTGAGCGCGCTCGAACCGACGACGCCTTCCGCCCCGCAACGGGCGGGCTGGGCATGGCGGCCGTTCGCGCTCACGCTGCCGGCACTGGTGCTGCTGGCCGCGGTGATCGGCTATCCGCTGATCACCATCGTGCTGCGCAGCCTGTCGGAGCAATGGGGCCTGCAGAACTATGCCTGGTTCTTCGGCGCACCCGTCAATCTGACGGTGCTCCAGCGCACCTTTACGATCTCGGCCTGGGTAACTGTGGTCTGCGTGCTCTGCGCTTACCCTTACGCCTATCTGATGACCGCCGTCGGGCCACGCGCGCGGCTCGTCCTTGTGCTCTGCGTCTTGATCCCGTTCTGGGTGAGCGGCGTGGTGCGCACGCTTTCCTGGGTGATCCTGCTGCAGGATTCCGGCGTCATCAACTCGCTGCTGAGATCGGCCGGTTTCGACGGCATCCGCCTGATCCGCACCCAGACGGGCGTGGTCATCGGCATGGCGCAGGTGCTCCTGCCGTTCATGATCCTGCCGCTCTATTCGGTGATGAAGGGGATCGATCTCAGGCTGGTGCAGGCGGCACGGAGTCTCGGAGCGCGGCCATCGCGCGCGTTCTTCACCATCTACCTGCCGCTGTCGCTGCCAGGCGTCTATGCCGGCGCGATCATCGTCTTCATCCTGGCGCTGGGCTTCTACATCACGCCGGCGCTGCTCGGCGGACCGCGCTCGACCATGCTGTCGACGCTGGTGCAGACGCAGGTGCTCAGCCTGCTGCAATGGGGACGCGGTGGCGCCATGGGCGTGGTGCTGCTGGTCGCGACCTTCGTGCTGCTCGCGCTTGCGGCGCCGGTGATGCGGTCGAGGCATCGGGAAGCAGGGCGACGCTGA
- a CDS encoding ABC transporter permease — MEMKPLTRVVLGLVCLLVAIWLVAPTLVVVPMSFNENKSLAFPPQGFSWQWYQNFATNPDWSSSFLNSLKVASLVAVLATVLGTLAAFGLDRMKARPANLLRMLMLTPMVVPGVVLAIGIYAVYLDAQLVGTLTGFVLAHTILALPFVLIAVSANLEVFDRRLETAAASLGAGALTTFRTVTLPLILPGILSGLLFAFATSFDEIVVSLFITNPYLKTLPVQIFSSITRDADPTVAAVGTILLFATTILIGGGMLLLGRERKGRL, encoded by the coding sequence ATGGAGATGAAGCCGCTCACGCGCGTCGTCCTCGGGCTTGTCTGCCTGCTGGTGGCGATATGGCTGGTGGCGCCGACGCTGGTCGTGGTGCCGATGTCGTTCAACGAGAACAAGTCGCTCGCCTTTCCGCCGCAGGGCTTTTCCTGGCAGTGGTACCAGAATTTCGCCACCAACCCCGATTGGTCTTCCAGTTTCCTCAACTCGCTCAAGGTCGCCTCGCTGGTGGCGGTGCTGGCGACGGTACTCGGCACGCTCGCCGCCTTCGGCCTCGACCGCATGAAGGCGCGGCCAGCCAATCTCTTGCGCATGCTGATGCTGACGCCGATGGTCGTGCCGGGCGTGGTTCTGGCCATCGGCATCTATGCCGTCTATCTCGATGCGCAGCTCGTGGGCACGCTGACCGGCTTCGTGCTTGCGCATACGATCCTGGCGCTGCCCTTCGTGCTGATCGCGGTTTCGGCCAATCTCGAAGTGTTCGACAGGCGGCTTGAGACCGCGGCGGCAAGCCTCGGCGCCGGCGCGCTGACCACGTTCCGCACGGTGACGCTGCCGCTGATCCTGCCCGGCATCCTGTCGGGGTTGCTGTTCGCCTTCGCCACGTCCTTCGACGAGATCGTGGTGTCGCTCTTCATCACCAACCCCTATCTCAAGACGTTGCCGGTGCAGATATTTTCCTCGATCACGCGCGATGCCGACCCGACGGTCGCGGCCGTCGGCACCATTCTGTTGTTCGCCACCACGATCCTGATCGGCGGCGGCATGCTCCTCCTTGGCCGCGAGCGGAAGGGACGCCTATGA
- a CDS encoding ABC transporter ATP-binding protein, protein MNPRAENRGAAIDLDMVSKAYGSFKALDGVSLRIEPGEFMTLLGPSGSGKTTTLNVIAGFTDVTSGKLLVGGKSVVGVPAHKRNIGVVFQHYALFPHMTVGRNVAYPLTLRGIKQDERKKRVARALDMVKMGDFAHRYPSELSGGQQQRVALARAIVFDPPLLLMDEPLGALDKKLREWLQLEIKRIHRELGTTFVYVTHDQEEALVLSDRIAVFNRGRIEQVGTGRQLYDEPATLFVGRFIGDSTVLRGEAKSDGTGTALSVAGETVTAPRRLAGEANPVMLLRPEKLAIRRSGQDAAGTNRLSGTIAEAIYLGSGSKYEVKLADGSTAIVRSPLAGESFGLGEKVELCFDGADAKLLPDDSTADTTLT, encoded by the coding sequence ATGAACCCGAGAGCGGAAAATCGCGGCGCCGCGATCGATCTCGACATGGTCAGCAAGGCCTACGGGTCCTTCAAGGCGCTGGACGGTGTCTCGCTCAGGATCGAGCCAGGCGAGTTCATGACGCTGCTGGGGCCGAGCGGCTCTGGCAAGACGACGACGCTCAATGTGATCGCCGGCTTCACCGACGTGACCAGCGGCAAGCTTTTGGTCGGGGGAAAGAGCGTCGTCGGCGTGCCGGCGCACAAGCGCAATATCGGCGTCGTCTTCCAGCACTACGCGCTGTTCCCGCACATGACGGTCGGCCGCAACGTCGCCTATCCGCTGACATTGCGCGGCATCAAGCAGGACGAGCGCAAGAAGCGGGTCGCGAGAGCGCTCGACATGGTCAAGATGGGCGACTTCGCGCATCGCTATCCGAGCGAATTGTCCGGCGGCCAGCAGCAGCGCGTCGCGCTTGCACGCGCTATCGTCTTCGATCCGCCGCTGCTCCTGATGGACGAGCCGCTCGGCGCGCTCGACAAGAAGCTGCGCGAATGGCTGCAGCTCGAGATCAAGCGCATTCATCGCGAGCTCGGCACCACCTTCGTCTATGTCACGCACGACCAGGAAGAGGCCCTGGTGCTGTCGGACCGCATCGCCGTCTTCAATCGCGGGCGCATCGAGCAGGTCGGCACCGGCCGCCAGCTCTATGACGAACCGGCGACGCTCTTCGTCGGCCGCTTCATCGGCGATTCCACCGTGTTGCGCGGCGAGGCGAAAAGCGACGGCACCGGGACGGCTCTGAGCGTCGCCGGCGAGACGGTCACCGCGCCCCGTCGGCTGGCCGGCGAAGCCAATCCGGTCATGCTGCTGCGGCCGGAGAAGCTTGCCATCCGCCGATCGGGCCAGGATGCCGCCGGCACGAACCGGCTGTCGGGGACGATCGCCGAGGCGATCTATCTCGGCTCGGGGTCGAAATATGAAGTGAAGCTCGCAGACGGCTCGACCGCGATCGTGCGCTCGCCGCTCGCCGGCGAGAGTTTTGGCCTCGGCGAGAAGGTCGAGCTCTGCTTCGACGGCGCCGATGCCAAACTCCTGCCCGACGACAGCACGGCCGACACAACGCTCACCTGA
- a CDS encoding NAD(P)/FAD-dependent oxidoreductase: MQVKRNGDISFWYADMGHIPAPRPPLPGDIEADVAIVGAGYTGLWTAYYLKKAKPSLRIVLVEREFAGFGASGRNGGWLSGGFGWSREKYLKTSTRQGVTAMQKAMAGCVDEVIRVATEEGIDADIRRVDNLTVATNPAQLERVREEFETIRSWDADLERIKLLDQAATRARINIHNVLGGFVIHGQARVQPAKLVRGLAAAVERLGVSIYEKTTVTAIAKGVVTTDRGTVRAETVIRATEGFTAGIPGEERTWLALNSAQIVTEPLSEELWRKIGWEGHELLGNAAHAYCYAQRTREGRITMGGRGVPYRYGSRTDVNGQTQQATIDQLHAILTTLLPQTAGCRIDHAWCGVLGVPRDWCTTVGLDPATRIGWAGGYVGLGVSSSNLSGRTLSDLVLGESTELTRLPWVNRKVRPWEPEPFRWLGVHSMYQLYRIADNREAAGLSHTSKLAALADSLTGH, translated from the coding sequence ATGCAAGTCAAGCGCAACGGCGACATCTCGTTCTGGTATGCGGATATGGGTCATATCCCGGCGCCGCGTCCGCCTTTGCCCGGCGACATCGAGGCCGATGTCGCGATCGTCGGCGCCGGCTATACCGGGCTTTGGACAGCCTACTATCTGAAGAAGGCGAAGCCATCGCTGCGCATCGTGCTCGTCGAACGCGAGTTTGCCGGCTTCGGCGCCTCGGGGCGCAATGGCGGCTGGCTATCGGGCGGCTTCGGCTGGTCGCGCGAGAAGTATTTGAAGACGTCGACACGGCAAGGCGTCACCGCCATGCAGAAGGCGATGGCCGGCTGTGTCGACGAGGTGATCCGGGTGGCGACGGAAGAAGGCATCGATGCCGACATCCGTCGCGTCGACAATCTGACGGTTGCCACCAATCCGGCGCAGCTGGAGCGGGTGCGCGAGGAATTCGAGACGATCCGCTCCTGGGATGCCGACCTCGAACGCATCAAACTGCTAGACCAGGCTGCGACCCGCGCGCGCATCAATATCCACAATGTACTCGGCGGCTTCGTCATCCACGGCCAGGCGCGCGTGCAGCCGGCCAAGCTGGTGCGCGGGCTGGCGGCGGCGGTCGAGCGTCTCGGTGTTTCGATCTACGAAAAGACGACGGTGACGGCGATCGCCAAGGGCGTTGTGACAACGGACCGGGGCACGGTGCGGGCCGAGACCGTCATTCGCGCCACGGAAGGGTTCACGGCCGGCATTCCAGGAGAGGAGCGGACCTGGCTGGCGCTCAACAGCGCGCAGATCGTCACCGAGCCACTGTCGGAAGAGCTCTGGCGCAAGATCGGCTGGGAGGGGCACGAGTTGCTCGGCAATGCCGCGCATGCCTATTGCTATGCCCAGCGCACGCGCGAGGGGCGCATCACCATGGGCGGGCGCGGCGTGCCCTACCGCTACGGGTCGCGCACCGACGTCAACGGGCAGACGCAGCAGGCGACGATCGACCAGCTGCACGCGATCCTGACGACGCTGCTGCCGCAGACCGCCGGATGCCGCATCGATCATGCCTGGTGCGGCGTGCTCGGCGTGCCGCGCGACTGGTGCACGACGGTCGGCCTCGATCCCGCGACGCGCATCGGCTGGGCCGGCGGCTATGTCGGGCTCGGCGTGTCCAGCTCCAACTTGTCGGGGCGCACGCTGAGCGATCTCGTGCTCGGCGAGAGCACCGAACTGACGCGGCTGCCCTGGGTCAACCGCAAGGTGCGGCCATGGGAGCCGGAGCCGTTCCGTTGGCTGGGCGTCCATTCGATGTACCAGCTCTACCGCATCGCCGATAACCGCGAGGCCGCTGGGCTTTCGCATACCTCGAAGCTGGCCGCCCTGGCCGACAGCCTGACTGGCCACTAG
- a CDS encoding cupin domain-containing protein: METSLIDLSTFHDLAKADIGAFSPKPTSFEGDQLEAARSFFQSPDGTIDIGIWECTPGRFTADRTNSSEICHIICGRAEVSRADGEMRELGPGDLLVLPQGWKGEWRIHETTRKLYMIQSAD; this comes from the coding sequence ATGGAGACCAGCTTGATCGATCTCTCGACTTTCCACGACCTCGCCAAGGCCGACATCGGCGCTTTTTCACCGAAGCCGACCTCTTTCGAAGGGGATCAGCTGGAGGCCGCGCGGTCGTTCTTCCAATCGCCGGACGGAACCATCGATATCGGCATCTGGGAATGCACGCCCGGACGGTTCACCGCCGACCGCACGAACTCGTCGGAGATCTGCCACATCATCTGCGGCCGCGCCGAGGTGAGCCGCGCCGATGGCGAGATGCGCGAGCTGGGGCCGGGCGACCTTCTTGTCCTGCCGCAGGGATGGAAGGGCGAGTGGCGCATCCACGAGACCACCCGCAAGCTCTACATGATCCAGAGCGCCGATTGA
- a CDS encoding MFS transporter, translated as MIDDELESERVSALAPFRHGIFRAVWSASLVSNFGGLIQGVGAAWMMTTIATSPYQVALVQASTTLPIMLFALVAGAIADSFNRRKVMLVAQTFMLVVSALLTLFTWQGWMTPWTLLAFTFLIDSGTALNSPSWQASVGDMVPRAKVPAAVALNSLGFNITRSVGPAIGGVIVAAAGAAAAFAANAVSYIGLIVVLARWKPALPEQTLPRESLGAAMGAGLRYVAMSPNIAKVLVRGLAFGFSAGAVLALLPLVARDVVKGDALTYGIMLGAFGIGAVGGALISVRLRQLLSSEVMVRMAFCGFALCALNAAVSHNGWQTSAGLLIGGACWVIALSHFNVTVQMSTPRWVVGRVLSIYQTATFGGIALGSWIWGVVADAHGAETALIAAAVAMLAGSAIGFALPLPRQTVLNLDPLNRFKEPMLALDLKPRSGPIAIMIEYVIREDDVPEFLATMAERGRIRRRDGARNWTLARDLENPSVWIEHYHTPTWVEYIRHNRRATHADAVVGERIRALHSGENPPRVRRMIERPTTAGTTLVSPKGPIDH; from the coding sequence ATGATCGACGACGAGCTGGAAAGCGAACGCGTCTCCGCGCTGGCGCCGTTCCGGCACGGTATCTTCCGCGCCGTCTGGTCGGCCAGCCTGGTGTCGAATTTCGGCGGCCTGATCCAGGGTGTCGGCGCCGCTTGGATGATGACCACGATCGCCACCTCGCCCTACCAGGTGGCGCTGGTCCAGGCCTCGACCACCTTGCCGATCATGCTGTTCGCGCTCGTTGCCGGCGCCATCGCCGACAGCTTCAACCGCCGCAAGGTGATGCTGGTGGCGCAGACCTTCATGCTGGTCGTCTCGGCGCTGCTCACCTTGTTCACCTGGCAAGGCTGGATGACGCCGTGGACGCTGCTTGCCTTCACCTTCCTCATCGACAGCGGCACGGCGCTGAACAGCCCGTCATGGCAGGCCTCGGTCGGCGACATGGTGCCGCGCGCCAAGGTGCCGGCGGCCGTCGCGCTCAACTCGCTGGGCTTCAACATCACCCGTAGCGTCGGCCCGGCCATCGGCGGCGTGATCGTCGCCGCAGCGGGTGCGGCGGCCGCCTTCGCCGCCAACGCCGTCAGCTATATCGGCCTGATCGTCGTGCTCGCCCGCTGGAAGCCGGCGCTGCCCGAGCAAACCCTGCCGCGCGAGTCGCTGGGCGCGGCGATGGGCGCCGGCCTGCGCTATGTCGCCATGTCGCCCAACATCGCCAAGGTGCTGGTCCGCGGTCTGGCCTTCGGCTTCAGCGCCGGCGCGGTGCTGGCGCTTCTTCCCCTGGTGGCGCGCGACGTCGTCAAGGGGGACGCGCTGACCTACGGCATCATGCTCGGCGCCTTCGGCATCGGCGCGGTCGGCGGCGCGCTGATCAGCGTGCGGCTCAGGCAGCTGCTGTCGAGCGAGGTGATGGTGCGCATGGCCTTTTGCGGTTTCGCCCTATGCGCCCTCAACGCCGCCGTCAGCCACAATGGCTGGCAGACGTCGGCGGGCCTGCTCATCGGCGGCGCCTGCTGGGTGATCGCGCTCTCGCATTTCAACGTCACGGTGCAGATGTCGACGCCGCGCTGGGTGGTCGGCCGCGTGCTGTCGATCTACCAGACGGCGACCTTTGGCGGCATCGCGCTGGGCAGCTGGATCTGGGGCGTCGTCGCCGACGCGCATGGCGCCGAGACCGCGCTGATCGCGGCGGCGGTCGCGATGCTCGCCGGCAGCGCCATTGGCTTCGCCCTGCCGCTGCCGCGGCAGACGGTGCTCAACCTCGATCCGCTCAACCGTTTCAAGGAGCCGATGCTGGCGCTCGATCTCAAGCCGCGCAGCGGCCCCATCGCCATCATGATCGAGTACGTCATCCGCGAGGACGACGTGCCGGAATTTCTGGCGACCATGGCCGAGCGCGGCCGTATCCGCCGCCGCGACGGTGCCCGCAACTGGACGCTCGCGCGGGATCTGGAAAATCCGTCGGTTTGGATCGAGCACTACCACACGCCGACCTGGGTCGAGTATATCCGGCACAACCGGCGCGCCACCCATGCCGACGCCGTGGTCGGCGAACGCATCCGCGCGCTGCACAGCGGCGAGAACCCGCCGCGCGTGCGCCGCATGATCGAGCGCCCGACCACTGCGGGCACGACGCTCGTCTCGCCGAAAGGCCCGATCGATCACTGA
- the asnB gene encoding asparagine synthase (glutamine-hydrolyzing) — MCGIAGVWRKRDPIGSGDRHDVARMMKALAHRGPDDHGNWNNARLALGHRRLTIIDPSPAAREPMLTASGDGVLCYNGEVYNFRALRKTLQAEGLTFQSVSDTEVVLQALHHWGPQKAVPLFDGMFSFAYFDARDGALWLARDRLGIKPMSVAETGDRVLFASEDKAILACHDFARRIDTRELTLRLAWQSRDSSYSVFDGIERLPPAGLWRITGDGIDRRRFWHVLDVLDTTRIAGDRTSDAEHMATLERLLEESVELHCIADASLATACSGGVDSGLITALAKRFRPELHGYVIDQKLGHSEAPDAERTGRHVGVSLRRVAFDKDRFLELWPRAVWHIETDGWHASHAALLALAEQCRADGVKVLLTGEGSDELFGGYKWQASTIRAWRQSWLQRLFRSKARQDRKFAELRRAPFRNSIGRGSPTDRIMALRALSPELNFLQTKLFDRLEGVAPASDRAFLASCFYDLYSHLQDLLHRHDRLSMAASVELRVPFLENRLIDFALHLPRKQKYRDGTGKWLLKKAAERHLPRENIRAAKNGFEMDAAFSAGTQGMLRGGVLRDAMKWSASELDDLIDMARSQETSRLRLVGMEMLLRLYMNGETAGGLTEALHAEARNAK; from the coding sequence ATGTGCGGAATAGCCGGCGTCTGGCGAAAGCGCGATCCGATCGGCAGCGGCGATCGTCACGACGTCGCGCGCATGATGAAGGCATTGGCGCATCGCGGTCCCGACGATCACGGCAACTGGAATAACGCCCGCCTGGCGCTCGGCCACCGTCGGCTGACCATCATCGATCCATCGCCCGCCGCGCGCGAGCCGATGCTGACCGCGTCCGGCGACGGCGTGCTGTGCTACAATGGCGAGGTCTATAATTTTCGCGCGCTGCGCAAGACGCTGCAGGCGGAAGGCCTGACGTTCCAATCGGTCTCCGACACCGAGGTGGTGCTTCAGGCCCTGCATCACTGGGGTCCGCAAAAAGCTGTGCCGCTGTTCGACGGTATGTTCTCCTTCGCCTATTTCGATGCCCGCGACGGCGCCCTGTGGCTTGCCAGGGACAGGCTGGGCATCAAGCCGATGTCGGTCGCCGAAACCGGCGACCGCGTGCTGTTCGCCTCGGAGGACAAGGCGATCCTCGCCTGCCACGACTTTGCGCGCCGGATCGACACGCGCGAGCTGACGCTGCGGCTTGCCTGGCAGAGCCGCGATTCGAGCTACAGCGTTTTTGACGGCATCGAGCGGCTGCCACCGGCAGGCCTTTGGAGGATCACCGGAGACGGCATCGACAGGCGCCGCTTCTGGCACGTCCTCGATGTTCTCGATACCACGCGCATCGCCGGCGACAGGACGTCCGACGCCGAGCATATGGCGACGCTCGAGAGGCTGCTCGAGGAAAGTGTCGAGCTGCATTGCATCGCCGATGCCAGCCTTGCAACCGCCTGCAGCGGTGGCGTCGATTCCGGGCTGATCACCGCGCTTGCCAAGCGCTTCAGGCCAGAGCTGCACGGCTACGTCATCGACCAGAAGCTCGGCCACAGTGAAGCGCCGGACGCCGAGCGCACCGGTCGCCATGTCGGCGTCAGCCTGCGCCGGGTGGCTTTCGACAAGGACCGGTTCCTCGAGCTCTGGCCGCGCGCGGTCTGGCACATTGAAACCGACGGCTGGCATGCCAGCCACGCCGCGTTGCTGGCGCTTGCCGAGCAGTGCCGCGCCGACGGCGTCAAGGTGCTGCTCACCGGCGAGGGTTCCGACGAGCTCTTCGGCGGCTACAAATGGCAAGCATCGACGATCAGGGCCTGGCGCCAGTCCTGGCTGCAGCGCCTGTTCCGCTCGAAGGCCAGGCAGGACCGCAAATTCGCCGAATTGCGCCGCGCCCCATTCCGCAACTCGATCGGTCGCGGCTCGCCGACTGACCGCATCATGGCGCTCAGAGCCCTGTCGCCCGAGCTGAACTTCCTGCAGACAAAGCTGTTCGACAGGCTGGAAGGCGTCGCGCCGGCCAGCGACCGCGCCTTCCTGGCAAGCTGCTTCTACGACCTCTACTCGCATCTGCAGGACCTGCTGCACCGGCACGACCGGTTGAGCATGGCGGCGTCCGTCGAGCTCAGGGTGCCGTTCCTCGAGAACCGGCTGATCGACTTTGCCCTTCACCTGCCGCGCAAGCAGAAATACCGCGACGGAACCGGCAAGTGGCTGCTGAAAAAGGCCGCCGAGCGCCATCTGCCGCGCGAAAACATTCGCGCCGCGAAGAACGGCTTCGAGATGGATGCCGCCTTTTCAGCTGGCACTCAAGGGATGCTGCGCGGCGGTGTGCTGCGCGACGCGATGAAATGGTCTGCTTCCGAATTGGACGACCTGATCGACATGGCAAGAAGCCAGGAAACGTCGCGCCTGCGTCTCGTCGGCATGGAAATGCTGCTCAGGCTTTACATGAATGGCGAGACGGCAGGCGGCCTGACCGAGGCCCTGCATGCCGAGGCGAGAAACGCGAAATAG
- the fliQ gene encoding flagellar biosynthesis protein FliQ has product MNEADALDIVQYAVWTVLTASAPVVLVAMVVGIGIALIQALTQIQEITLTFVPKIVAIMLVVALTGPFIGGQISAFTNVIFERIEHGF; this is encoded by the coding sequence ATGAACGAGGCCGACGCCCTCGATATCGTCCAGTACGCCGTGTGGACGGTGCTTACGGCTTCCGCCCCCGTGGTGCTGGTGGCGATGGTGGTCGGCATCGGCATCGCGCTCATCCAGGCGCTGACCCAGATCCAGGAAATCACGCTTACCTTCGTGCCGAAGATCGTCGCCATCATGCTCGTGGTGGCGCTGACCGGCCCGTTCATCGGCGGCCAGATCTCGGCCTTCACCAACGTCATCTTCGAGCGCATCGAACACGGCTTCTGA
- the flgD gene encoding flagellar hook assembly protein FlgD: MAVDMTTTIPVGANQASQQTSKTAVDYQSFLKLLIAEMKNQDPTKPMDSTQYVAQLATFSQVEQSVQTNTKLDQIMQSSALSQADALIGRSITSADGKTTGTVASVTLSSSGLIAVLQDGTQVPVGAGVSIKPAA; encoded by the coding sequence ATGGCCGTGGACATGACGACAACGATCCCGGTTGGCGCCAACCAGGCCAGCCAGCAGACCTCGAAGACGGCGGTGGATTACCAGTCGTTCCTGAAGCTCCTGATCGCCGAGATGAAGAACCAGGATCCGACCAAGCCGATGGATTCGACGCAGTATGTCGCGCAGCTCGCCACCTTCTCCCAAGTTGAGCAGTCGGTGCAGACCAACACCAAGCTCGACCAGATCATGCAGTCCTCGGCCTTGTCGCAGGCCGACGCGCTGATCGGCCGCTCGATCACCTCGGCCGACGGCAAAACCACCGGCACGGTGGCTTCGGTGACGCTCTCCAGCAGCGGCCTGATCGCGGTGCTGCAGGACGGCACCCAGGTCCCGGTCGGCGCGGGTGTGTCGATCAAGCCGGCCGCCTAA
- the flbT gene encoding flagellar biosynthesis repressor FlbT, translated as MTNTLKISLKPNEKIYVNGAVIRVDRKVTIELMNDVQFLLESHVIQADQASTPLRQLYFIVQIMLINPVGASEARDMFRRSLPMLIASFDNQDICKGLKQIDRMVGEDDIYEALKAIRALYPLERRALEDNDDIPETPRALAVGA; from the coding sequence ATGACCAACACGCTGAAGATCTCGCTGAAGCCCAACGAGAAGATCTATGTCAACGGCGCGGTCATCCGCGTCGACCGCAAGGTCACCATCGAGCTGATGAACGACGTGCAGTTCCTGCTCGAAAGCCATGTCATCCAGGCCGACCAGGCGTCGACGCCTCTCAGGCAGCTCTATTTCATCGTGCAGATCATGCTGATCAACCCGGTCGGCGCCTCCGAGGCGCGCGACATGTTCCGCCGCTCGCTGCCGATGCTGATCGCAAGCTTCGACAACCAGGACATCTGCAAGGGCCTGAAGCAGATCGACCGGATGGTCGGCGAGGATGATATCTATGAGGCGCTGAAAGCGATCCGCGCCCTCTATCCGCTCGAGCGCAGGGCGCTCGAAGACAATGACGACATTCCCGAAACGCCGCGCGCATTGGCTGTAGGAGCATAA
- the flaF gene encoding flagellar biosynthesis regulator FlaF yields MYQFSYADIQTDSVADAKDRERQLLTRSIDMLAAAAAVGTESMEAVEALHFTNRIWTTFVQDLGSSDNALPKELRANLISIGLWLLRETEDIRQGRTNNFEGLIEVSQIIRDGIQ; encoded by the coding sequence ATGTATCAATTCTCCTACGCCGACATCCAGACCGACTCCGTCGCCGATGCCAAGGACCGGGAGCGGCAGTTGCTCACCCGTTCGATCGACATGCTGGCCGCCGCGGCAGCCGTCGGCACCGAGTCGATGGAAGCGGTTGAGGCGCTGCACTTCACCAACCGCATCTGGACCACCTTCGTCCAGGATCTCGGCTCCAGCGACAACGCCCTGCCCAAGGAGCTGCGCGCCAACCTGATCTCCATCGGCCTGTGGCTGCTGCGCGAGACGGAAGACATCCGCCAGGGCCGCACCAACAATTTCGAAGGACTGATCGAGGTCTCCCAGATCATCCGAGACGGCATCCAATGA
- a CDS encoding flagellar hook-associated family protein, producing the protein MKATGVSSAAISNALRYQQAKMQADLIKATKESQTGTVADVGLALGSRTTQAVTFQRDLDRLNGIVDSNALVSARLTSTQDSLGQIAGAAQSFLSALTSGVSGDSSTSILQTAGASALQQMTGILNTSVNGEYLFAGTNTDVKPVDDFNAAGSPAKAAFDAAFSSYFGFTQTDPAAANITAAQMDDFITTQVEPQFLGAGWQANWSSATDDQITSRISLNETTQTSVSANEQGIRKLAMAATMVSSMLTGSISEAAQNAIVSRAQALVGDAIGGITQIRAETGIAQQRVSDASDRMKTQVDLFEKHIVDLEGVDPAEAATRVADLTQHIETSFALTARLQQLSLLNYLT; encoded by the coding sequence ATGAAAGCGACAGGCGTTTCCTCAGCTGCCATTTCCAACGCGCTGCGTTACCAGCAGGCGAAGATGCAGGCTGACCTCATCAAGGCGACCAAGGAATCGCAGACCGGCACCGTCGCCGATGTCGGCCTGGCGCTTGGCAGCCGCACGACCCAGGCCGTCACCTTTCAGCGCGACCTCGACCGGCTGAACGGCATCGTCGATTCCAACGCGCTCGTCTCAGCGCGCCTGACATCGACCCAGGATTCGCTCGGCCAGATCGCCGGTGCCGCGCAGAGCTTCTTGTCGGCCCTGACCAGCGGTGTGTCGGGCGACTCCTCGACCAGCATCCTGCAGACCGCCGGCGCCTCGGCGCTGCAGCAGATGACAGGTATTCTGAACACCAGTGTCAACGGCGAATATCTGTTTGCCGGCACCAACACCGACGTCAAGCCGGTCGACGATTTCAACGCTGCCGGCTCGCCGGCCAAGGCCGCGTTCGATGCCGCCTTTTCGAGCTATTTCGGCTTTACCCAGACAGATCCGGCGGCGGCCAACATCACCGCCGCGCAGATGGACGACTTCATCACCACCCAGGTCGAGCCGCAATTCCTAGGCGCCGGCTGGCAGGCCAACTGGTCGAGCGCCACGGACGACCAGATCACCAGCCGCATTTCGCTCAACGAGACCACCCAGACCTCGGTCAGCGCCAACGAGCAAGGCATCCGCAAGCTCGCCATGGCGGCTACCATGGTCAGCAGCATGCTCACCGGCAGCATCAGCGAGGCCGCCCAGAACGCCATCGTCAGCCGCGCGCAGGCGCTGGTCGGCGATGCCATCGGCGGCATCACTCAGATACGGGCCGAGACAGGCATTGCCCAGCAACGCGTGTCCGATGCCAGCGACCGCATGAAGACCCAGGTCGATCTCTTCGAGAAGCATATCGTCGATCTCGAAGGCGTCGATCCGGCCGAAGCCGCGACCCGTGTCGCCGACCTGACGCAGCATATCGAGACCTCCTTCGCCTTGACCGCGCGTCTGCAGCAGCTCAGCCTGCTGAACTATCTGACTTGA